In Zingiber officinale cultivar Zhangliang chromosome 9B, Zo_v1.1, whole genome shotgun sequence, the genomic window ATCTATCTTTCCAAGTAAATAGACTGCAAAAGTATTCAACTTTACTGTGTCAGCAAAAAGTACCTCTGGAGCCATATACCCAAGGGTACCCGTTTCGCCAGTCATATCTTTTGGATTTTGAGCCTCAACACGAGCAACCCCAAAATCAGCAATTTTGAGATTCCTGTGGGCATCCAGTAGCATGTTCTCGGTTTTGACATCCCGATGCACAATTTTCTGCGAGTGTAAATAGCTTAATCTGCAAAAAAGATGTTATCTTCCTTAGCATGATGGTTAAACACAAATGGACAACTTCTATGGAAAAAAGATCAGTTTTGACAACCCTCTGGATAGATCTAATGCAAGCTGAACCACAATCTTGAAGGGGAGTTTTTTTCGCCTATTCTTGATTAAATATTGCTTCAGTGTACCTCCTGGAAGATACTCAACAACAACACAACAGGCTCGAGTTGGATGTGAAAAATCACTGACACTTGTGGAATTCTTCGTAGGAATTTTAAGATCAGTTGTTCCCATTGATGCCCCAACAAACTGCAAGAAAGATCTTGCTCATAAACAAATTTTTTAAGCGTGAAACAAGAACATTTCATTTAATACCAAAACTTCATACACAAAGCATGTTTCCTTCAAGGTAACTTGGAACTTTGATAGTACAGTCAAAAGAGACTAAAAATAAGCATGTAAAAGCTCGACATTATGAAGATATGAAAACTGGTACCTTTGTAACATTTGGATGGCCAAGTTTATGCCAAACTGTAACTTCCTGCTGAAATGATGCCCTAAGAGCAGCAGTTTCAGCCTCTGCAGCCATACCATCTTCACCCCAGTCCAACACTTTCACTATGAATACGAAAATTATTGTTATGATTTTAGCAACCATTGTTATGGATAAAAGGAGTATATACTTGGCAAGGGATATTAGGAATATAACCAATTTGAGGTCGAAATGAAATAGCTTTCTTATTTCACATGAGTTTTGTGGTTTCTGCTGCCAATAATTGCACACACTTTAGTTCCTAATAAGCTCTAGCATAATATTTTTTCCTAACTAAATATCAATATTGTTTAAATTAGAAAAGCAAGTTTACGTTTGCCATACTGCGATATAAAGACAAAGGATCTTAAATGGTAGGTGATTCTAATTATACAAAGCAGCTGATAAGGATCAAGAAAGAAGTAGCACTATCAAAATTGCCAGCATGCATAACAATGGGCTTACACTATTCAAACCAAGCAACAGAAGTTTAGACACCCAATTTTTTGTCAGCAAAGGTCAAAGAACAATACCTGCAACGTCCTGGCCATCATAAGTTCCTCGATACACAGTTCCATATGTTCCTTGAGCGATGACATAGCGGATTTCCAGCTTCGACAGATCAATCTCCCATCCCTCCTTAGGCCTTTTGGAATCATCTTTTCCTTTGCTCCATGCCTTGTTGATTTGCTTCTCCAATTGGATATCCAAACTCTTCAAATCAATCTTGTCAGCTCTGAAGAACATATCATTGCTCCCAAAGCTGTCAAACCCCTTCAGTTTCGATCGCTTTCCTGCATCATCATTCACTTCCAGGGagccctcctctttctctccacTCACGGAACTCATGCCCAACGTCCGCAAGGTTGAAACCCTTCGCTATATCCGATCTGTTTTCTGTAATACCCTTTAAAGGCACGACATCAATAAGCAAACCGATGAGGAATCAAAAAAATACACAACCCTAAAAAATCCCAACTTTATCAAAGAAAAAGCCAAAgaagtcaaaagaagaagaaaaaaaaacgatCTTTACAATCCGATAAcggtgagaaaccctcaacaggCCACCCGCACGATCGCGAGGAACAAGCAAAAGGCCAGCCAATGAATAAAACCACGGCAGGCAATCCAAAGAGGCAATAAACGCTAAAAATAAGAGACGAGGAAGCAAAAAGGACTGGGGTAGGCGCCGCCGAATTCGTTGACCGATCCAGAGTCTCACCTCCTCGGACGCGTCCAATTGTGTTGCTTGCCTGCGTCCAACACCGACCCCAAATCCAAAGGCATCCATTCCATTCAGGCCTACTTTCTTTACTTCAGAAGAAAGAGAGATTGGCATCACCAGCGGCGTCACCGCAACGCGCGACAGAGAGAGATTGGCGACAGTGCTACGCCTTCCGCCAACGACAGAGTAGACCGGTCGCGCGTGGCCGAATTACTTACTGAATTAACCCTAATCTTTCCTCCCTGGCAAAATTTTATTTTGACCCCTAATTTATTTACATTTTTAAGTTGCTCTTATGCAGCTGCAAAACAATTACAATGTTTTATCCCATAgtttataaaataaatacaaaacatcCCTTAATTTTAGTATCATTTCTTCTCTAAAGGTTTGCTCTATTGAAATCTCCACGATGCCTTTTTCGATTTGAGGTTATTTGAAACGAAGGTTGAAGAACGATTTAATGCGCATAACCGCAGTGCTGTCATCTCTAGAGCAATTTGACATGTGTTTGGTCGACCTTGTTGCGATGGAGGAGGCCTTTAGCATAGTTTATTCTTACTGAATTCTCACTTTGTTTGTTTCATCGACACATCTTCTATCGATCAATATAACTCATCAGTCTGTTCTCGAGATCAGTTAAGTTGTTGCAATTTAAGATAtcgtaataaaataataatagtatAATAATAAGATTTAATAGACGAATaatcttaacggaatttttaaaaaaaaatttgaaatttttcggAACTCATATGATGTATTTTAAGAGGATGAACTGATTAGGCTTGGAGGAAGCCTATTCAGAATACCCAATTAAGTGGGAgatgattgaatcaattaatCTAAGCTTATAATTATTAAACCctaagtatatatgttataaatctAGGTCACAACCCATTCTTATCAATCTTGCCGATTTTCCTTTCCCCTCCAGATCCACTGCCTACCTCTCCTCATCGTCAccccctcttcttcttccctgatCCATTATCACCAATCGATCATTAACGCCACCCTCTGCTCCTCATGGCGACGACATCTCATCGGGTCGACTACTACATTAGCCGCTACAACGTCGTCAACCGTCGGCAAGCTTCATCGCGGTAGAAAGCCAACACCGGCTGACCCTCTCGTCCGCTACTTTTCATCGTCCGCGTGGATCTATCATCACCCTTCTCTGCTCTGGCGTGGCACCACAATAGCCACCACTGGGCTTCTTTTCGATTTATCGCTTGCCGTGGTTTCGGGCGAGAAGGGAGCTGCCAAGATTAAGGTAGGGTAAGGCATCTTTTGGATTTAGGTTTGTAGAGTTCTAGACATAGATTTCTATATGGATGTGGTGCTAACTAAGGTGATTGTTTCTGGCAGTAAAGGCATTGTAGCTCCGGTCACCGAATTCCAGCACAAAGAAACCTCTGGATATCAATTCCGGCCATCACTCTCCCTAGCTGTGCGTCAACAGGAGAAGCCTTGTAGTAGGGTAAGTTGTTGAAAAATCTGATTCTCATTTAGCTTAATCAGAGTTGATGTTGGTATGGTTAAGGATAGTTAATCATGTAGTTTCGAAACGATTGAGGTTATCTGTTGGATTTGAACCAAGGTTTAGATTAGATCTGATTTGTTAATTAACCAAGGTTAATGAATTACGGTTTCTTGGTTTAATAGGAATTTCAATTTAGTTATTGGATATACATGAGGGTGgattaattatatgcatgttgTTATAGGACCCTAATTTACAACAAGCCGCTTGACGTAGGATTACTTTAGCACGCGctatatttgaggcgggtacctccgACTTAccttcttttgatattgtcattatgatatgtgatcctgtccaaacgctgagtcgacggacgctagggacgtggcgctctcctctatctccaaCCAGCTGCaccaatctccggcgaacctgcaaggaagtcgggccgggaaggggttcccggcgacgaccctccgacgctcaagtcaggcaagaggaaaatgatggagtggctctcaagatgatatattgcgtgattgcgtacctccgtcgaagtctaagggctcttatatagagctgtggggaggcttatgcacacctaccgaggtgtacacgtgtcctttaccataccatAGTATGGGCTTCACAgaggagcatgtctgacaccatactgctacagtccgagcacgtctctgatgggacagcagaaccttccgtcgtcgGATTCTGCGTATGgactggtcgtcgaacatgcctgttgtcagaatatgttccccaatgtccccttgtccttgtccttgtctctctttccccgagccgagcgtccatccgctcggcaggcatcggtccgaACGGGCGtgggtatcggtccgaccgggaagcTTCCACTCCCTCGCGTGCTCGGCTGAAACAGTTCCTTCACAGTATTACCGTTTTACGCCTCAACCAAGcggactacccgctcggcccggcgaccctgctcaccatgagcgtcggaaacccgactcccccgtcgggttgtctttgattccgctcggagccgttcggccggtcgacccaccccttctccgatcggacggacctcatg contains:
- the LOC122024330 gene encoding serine/threonine-protein kinase STY13-like, with amino-acid sequence MSSVSGEKEEGSLEVNDDAGKRSKLKGFDSFGSNDMFFRADKIDLKSLDIQLEKQINKAWSKGKDDSKRPKEGWEIDLSKLEIRYVIAQGTYGTVYRGTYDGQDVAVKVLDWGEDGMAAEAETAALRASFQQEVTVWHKLGHPNVTKFVGASMGTTDLKIPTKNSTSVSDFSHPTRACCVVVEYLPGGTLKQYLIKNRRKKLPFKIVVQLALDLSRGLSYLHSQKIVHRDVKTENMLLDAHRNLKIADFGVARVEAQNPKDMTGETGTLGYMAPEVLNGKPYNHKCDVYSFGICLWEIYCCDMPYPDLSFAEVSSAVVRHNLRPNVPRCCPSAMASIMRRCWDANADRRPDMDEIVRLLEALDTSKGGGMIPDDQLNGCYCFIPKRGP